The following is a genomic window from Chitinophaga caseinilytica.
TACGTGATAGTGACTTCCTTCTCTATTTGAAATTCCGATGCTGTTACATCTTTCTGGTACGATGAAACGGTTTAAAATGATCACGCGGATGTGATAATTTCGCTGCCGTTATGCAGCAGTTTCCGTTCGTCATTTTTCCTTCCAAAAATTTTTGGAATCGATAAATTAATTCTACATTTACGTCACGCCTATTCATCAAGGCTTTTTTTAAAACCCTTTGCTAAATCGATTTTGCTGTTTAGCATTGTGTTAAAAGGAGAGGAGATGGCGGGGTGGGACCTGACAATGAATGTAACAGTCGGGGGATGAAGTGCTATACCGCTTTATTCCCGCACCAAATTCTACGATCGGTTATGAAGGGATGGGCGATGCCTGTCCGTACACATTTGCTGACAAGGAAAAGCTTTTATCGAAAAACAGCTTGATTTTTTGTGACACACAGGAAGATTTGCTACACACATCCAGTGCGATCTCCTATTGTAAAACTCAATTACACTTATCGATGACGAACTAGCCAACGGCATCCAGGATGCCTCCCAAAAAACCAAGACGCCTTTTAAAACCATTTAGCTAAATCGATTTTGCGTCTGGCCGAGCGCCAGGGGCATGGCGGTTTGCTGCCCAATTCGTTCGGACCGAAAGTCTGCGCACAGGGATTTTTTTCCTTGCCGCTTCGACGGATCGTCCGCACCCAGGAAACTATTGCCTTTACCGCTTCGACGAAATGCCGGGGCATGGGGATTTATTGCCCTGCTGATTACCGGTAATGAATTGTGGTGATTGTAGCGACTGAAAATCCAACCGGAAGTGAATTGTAAAAAATTGCTTCAAAAGGAAACCTGCATGGTAAACTTTTGTGACGAATGTAGTGACTGAAAACATGCAAAGTAATGTGATGATTTTTTCAGTTTGAAGGCCGGCCGGTAAAGGGTTGTAGCATTTATAGCGACTGAAAGCCTGCAAGGAAATGAACTAACCGCCCGGGCCAAAAGCCCGCGCACACCGATTATTTAGCCAAGTAAAAATTCCCTGTCCGCAGGGACCAGGACATCCTATGCCTGTATTTTCTTAACCAAATCAATAAATTGCAATGAACACCGCATCCACGTTTTCCAGGCGTGTAGGCTGGATGAGCGTCTTGCTCGCGCTCGTCTGCTCCGTGGCTTTCTCCCAATCCCGTACCATCAGGGGGAAAGTGACAGACGCCAGGGACAACACGCCGCTTCCCGGCGTTACCGTGAAAATCGTCAACGCCGCCGCCGGAACGGTCACCGGCGCAGATGGCACCTATTCCATCTCCGTTCCCTCCGCCAGCTCGCGGCTGGAATTCAGCTTCATCGGCTACGAAACACTCACCCTCCCCGCCGGCGCCAGCGGCACCCTCGACGTGGGGCTCCCCCTTTCTTCCAAAAACCTGGAAGACGTAGTGGTAGTCGGATACGGCACCCTCAAGAAAAAGGAAATCACCAACGCCGTCACTTCCCTCAGACCCGAAAATTTTAACGCCGGCGTGGCCCGCAGCCCGCTCGATCTTATCCAGGGGAAAGTGCCCGGGCTTTCCATCACCCGCGCCAATGGCACCAACCCCAACGGTGGCGCCACTTTCCAGATGCGCGGCATCACCTCTCTCAATGGCTCGCAGGAACCCCTCATCGTTATCGACGGCGTCCCCGGTGGTAACCTCGACCTCCTCCAGCAGGAAGACATCGCCTCCGTAGACGTGCTCCGCGACGGCTCCGCCGCCGCTATCTACGGCACCCGCGGCAATGGCGGCGTGATCCTCATCACCACCAAAAAAGGCCGCGGCGGCGCTCCCCAGTTCAACCTGGCCACCTTCGTGCAGCGCGACTACGTAGCCAAAAAGCCCCGCTTCCTCACCGCCGACGAATTCCGCAAAATCGCGCCGAACGCCGACGAAGGCGGAAACACCGACGTGTACGACATGCTCCTCAACAAAGACAACCTTTCGCAGTATTACACACTCAGCGCCACCGGCGGCAATGAAAAGTCGAACTACCGCGCAGCCGTGTATTACAACAAAGGAGAAGGCATCGCCAAACGCAACTACCGCGACCAATACGGCGGCCGTATCAACGTCAACCAGACAGGCGTAAACGGCAGGCTCGTCCTGCAATCGAACCTTTCCGTGAACTTCAACAAAGCCGACCTCCTCGGCGGCAACAACGGCGACTTCGAACAGGCCGTGCAGCGCAATCCTACTTCCCCGCTCATGAAAGACGGCAAATACGTAAACCCGAACGGTTTCAACGTATACAACCCCATCGCGCGGCTGGAACAGGAACTGTATTACCGCGACCAGCAAACGCTGCAGGGCGATGCCAAACTGAGCTTCGAAGTGATCAAAGACCTCCGCGCCAGCGTGTTCGGCGGCATTTCCCGCAACACCTATAACGACCGGCAGTTCCGTACCAAAGACTCGAAGTCATCAGTAGACTCCTACGAAGGCCGCGGGTATGCTTATAAAGGCAATTACATGTCGCTGGACAAAACCCTGGACGTCACGCTCGACTACTTCAAGCGGATCGATAAGCACCAGGTGACGGCAGTAGCGGGTTACAGCTACTTCAACAGCACTTACGAAACGTTCAACATGAACAACTCCGGCTTCCTGACAGATGGTTTTCAGGACTGGAACATGGGCAACGGCCTCTTCCTCCGCGAAGGCAAGGCCGGAATGGGCAGCTATAAGGCAGAACATTCGCTGGTGGCGTTCTTTGCCCGCGCCAACTACTCTTTCAACGATAAATATTTTGCGCAGGCCATTTTCCGGTATGAAGGGTCTACCCGTTTCGGGAAAGACAACAAATGGGCGAAGTTCCCCTCCATTTCTGCCGGTTGGAACCTGCATGAGGAAGATTTTATTAAATCGACCGGATGGGTGGATCAGCTGAAACTGCGTGTGGGGTATGGTGAAACGGGCAACTCCGGTTTCGCCAACTACAATTCGCTGACGCTGATGAGCACCGGTGGCGCTTATCCGCTGGACGGGCGCTATCCCGAAACGGTGGGCCTTTCCCGCAATCCCAACCCGCGGCTGGGCTGGGAAACGAAGGCGGAATGGAACTTCGGCCTCGATTTCTCGCTCTTCGATAACAGGTTGGGCGGCTCGTTCGATGTGTACAGGAGAACGACGGGCGCGCTCCTCGGCAACTACGATGTGCCATTGCCTTCCAACGTGAACGATAAAATGTGGTATAACCTGGGCAGCATCCGGAACAAGGGTTTCGAGATCGTGCTGAACGCCGTTCCGGTGCAGAAAAAGAATTTCACTTACAGTACAGACATCACGTTCAACCGGCAGAACAACACCATGACCAAAATTTCGGGTCCCGGCTACCGGATCGAAATGCTGACTTTCGGGGGATTGCCGTCTCCGGGTAACCTCGGGCCTGCGATCCGCGTAGTGGAAGGCAGCGCACTGGGCAATTTCTACGGGAAACGTTTCGCCGGGTTCACCGCCGAAGGGGACTTCCTCTTCTACAAAAAAGACGGCTCCACCGGCAAGGCGGGCGATATCAAAGAAGAAGACCTTTCCGTGATCGGGAATGGTGTTCCGAAGATGATGATCTCCTGGAACAACAACTTCCGTTACAAGAACTGGGACTTCACCATGTTCTGGCGCGGAAAGCTGGGCGTGGATTTGCTGAACCTGCAAGACATGTATTTCGGCAATCGCAGCTGGCTGCCCAATAACCTGCTCATGGTGGCGCTGACGAAACATGCACAGGTGAAAGTGCCCCCGCAGTATTCCGATTATTACCTGGAACCGGGCGGGTTCGTGAAGCTCGACAACGTGACCATCGGCTACAAATTCCCCGTGAAATCCGGCGTGATCCGCCAACTCAGGGCATATGTTTCCGGCAGGAACCTGGCTACCATCACCAAATACTCCGGCCTCGACCCCGAGCTGCAAGACAACGGGATGACCACCGGTATCGACAACCGCGGGTTCTATCCGCGCACCCGTTCGTTCACCGTCGGCCTTAACCTGGGCTTTTAATTCACCGAAACCGAAGAAATCTTATGCAAAAGAAACATATCGTGCTGGGGCTGACCGCGCTGTTGTGCGGAGCGGCTTCCTGCACCAACCTCGACGAAAAAGTATATTCCGAGCTGGTTGCGGACAATTACTATAAAAACCGCACCGAAGTAATGACCGCCGTACTGCGTCCTTTCACCCATGCCAATGCCTGGGCCTCACCCACGGGGCAGGTAGGGTACTGGCGCGTGAGCGAGCTTTCCGGCGACCAGCTTGCCTGGCCGCAGAAAGGTATCCACGGGTTCGACGGCGGGCAATGGATCCGGCTCCATAATCATACCTGGACGGTAGACGACGATGTGGTCTGGAACCCCTGGCGGCTCATGTATTGGGGGCTCGGGTTTTGCAACAGCACCATCGGCGACCTGCAGAAAGTCGATTTCACCAAGATCGGCATGACGGAGGCAGACAAGGTGTCGATCATCGCGGAAACGAAGGTGCTGCGCGCCTGGCATTACCTCCGCCTCATGGACCTCTACGGGAACATTCCCATCGTAACGGAAGTGGGCGTGCCGGCTCAGCCGAAAGTGGCGCCGCGGAAGGAAGTCTGGGAGTTCATCGAAAAGGAGATCCGGGAGAACGTGGAACAGCTGCAGCCGCTGGGGCCGTCGATGGTAGGAAGAGTGAGCAAGGCCGCAGGATACGCCATGCTGGCGGAATTGTACCTGAACGCGCAGAAATGGGCGGGCGTAACGAAGTGGGACGAATGTGTGGCCGTCTGCAACAAAATCCTCAATGGGGACGGGGGCAGCCTGAAAGGTGCGGCGCCTGCGCTGGAGACCGATATCATGAAACCTTTCAATAATGTCAATCACAATTCACCCGAAAACCTATTCCAGATTGCCTATAACTTTACAGTAGGCAAATTCCGTTTCGGTTGGAATGGCGACCTCTGGCATTACGAGCAGCGGCAGGCGTATAACGCCACCGAGCGGGGGAATAACGGCATCGTGGTGATCCCTACGGCGTTTGACGCGTTTGCCGATAACGACCTCCGGAAAAAGCAGTGGATGTTGATCGACACGCTGAAGAAACACCCGGCTGTGCGAGCCAATGTAGCGGATTCGGTGGTGATGGCGACGGAAGAGTATAAGAACAAGCCGCTGGTGTTCGTGAAGGAGATCCGCCGCAATTCGGAAGGCGAAACCGGCGCTGGTGGCATGACGAGAGGGGAGGAGAACAGCGGTGCGCGCTTCTCGAAGTACCTGCCCGGCGCCAAGGATGACGCCGAATATTGGAATAACGATTTCGTGCTGTACCGCCTGGCGGAGATCGTTTTGAACAAGGCCGAAGCCATCATGCGGAAGAACGGCGGGGCCGCAAATGCGGAGGCTGTGGCGCTGGTAAATTCGGTGCGTCAAAGAGCGTTTACGGCAACTGATTGGCCTTCAGCGGCTTATACAACCGCGACATTAACTTTGGACGAACTTTTGGCAGAACGCGGAAGGGAATTTATTTTTGAAGGGAAAAGACGCCAAGATTTGATTAGGTTTGGTAAATTTACGACCGCAACATGGTGGGACCATGCTGCGACGAGCGCCAAAGCCGAATTATTTCCGATACCGGGCCGCCAGATCAGGCTAAACCCCAATCTGGAACAACATGAAGGCTACAAATAGGCGTCGAATGAATATGTGCTTATCATACAAACAATAAAGAGTAGCATCTAACGGCTGGCCCATTCCTGGGCCGGCCCCTTTCTTTTACAAAATCGATTTTGCAACATGAATACATTTCGCTGGTGCCTTGTCGCATTATGTGCAGGCTTTCACGCAAACGCTCAGACCGTAACAAAGATCACAGATCCCGTGGAGTGGGTAAACCCCCTCATGGGCACAGATTCGAAAGGCAGCTTGTCTAACGGTAACACCTATCCCGCCATCGCCACCCCCTGGGGCATGAACTTCTGGATGCCGCAAACCAACCAGAACGGAAACGGATGGGCCTATCAATACAGCGCCGACAAAATCCGCGGGTTCAAACAAACCCATCAGCCCTCCCCCTGGATCAACGATTATGGCCAGTTCTCCCTCATGCCCGTCACCGGCCGCATGAAATTCTCGCAAGACGAACGCGCCAGCTGGTTCTCCCACAAAGCGGAAACCGCCAAACCTTACTATTATAGCGTTTATCTCGCAGACGCCGACGTCACCACCGAGATCGCCCCCACCGAAAGGGCCGCGCAATTCCGGTTCACCTTCCCCAAAACCGATAGCGCTTTCATCGTGGTAGACGCCTTCGACCGGGGCAGCTATATCAGGATCATCCCCTCCGAAAGGAAAATTATCGGTTACTCCACCCGCAACAGCGGCGGCGTTCCGGAAAATTTTAAAAATTATTTCGTGCTCGTGTTCGACAAGCCCTTTGCCCTCGCCCACACCTGGGACGGCAACCGCCTGGCCAAAGACACGCTCGAGCTCAAAGCCGGCAACGCCGGCGCTATCATCGGCTTCGCCACCTCGAAAGGGGAAAAAGTACTCGTAAAAGCCGCCTCCTCCTTCATCAGCCACGAACAGGCCGCCCTCAACCTCCAGCGCGAAGTAGGGGCAGACAGCTTCGAGGCCACCAAACAGAAAGCCAAACAGGCATGGAACAAGGAACTGGGCCGCATCGTTCCGGAAGGAGGCACCTCCGACCAGGTGCGCACCTTCTATTCCTGCCTCTACCGCACCCTGCTCTTCCCCCGCAAATTCTACGAATTCGACGCAAAAAACCAGATCGTACATTACAGCCCGTACAACGGCCAGGTACTCCCCGGCTACATGTTCACCGACAACGGGTTCTGGGACACCTTCCGCGCCGTATTCCCCTTCTTCACCCTCATGTACCCGGAACTGAACGGCCAGATCATGGAAGGCCTCGCCAACACCTACAAGGAAAGCGGTTGGCTGCCGGAATGGGCCAGCCCCGGGCATCGCGACTGCATGATCGGCTCCAACTCCGCTTCCCTCATCGCCGACAGCTATCTCAAAGGCATCCGCGGGTACGACATCGAAACGCTGTACCAGGCGCTGCTGAAGAATTCCGAGAACGAAGGGCCCCTCAGCTCCGTAGGCCGCAAAGGCGTGAAATACTATAACAGCCTGGGATACGTGCCCTATGACGTCGATGTCAACGAAAACGCCGCCCGCACGCTCGAATATGCGTACGACGATTTCACCATCTATAAACTCGCCGTGGCACTGAAACGCCCGCAGGAAGAGATCGAACGGTTCAAAAAACGCAGCCAGAACTACCGTAACCTCTTCGATCCGGAAACAAAACTCATGCGCGGAAAGAACCAGGACGGAAAGTTCCAGGCGCCTTTCAACCCCTTCAAATGGGGCGACGCCTTCACCGAAGGCAACAGCTGGCACTACACCTGGTCCGTGTTCCACGACGTGGAAGGCCTCGCGCGCCTCATGGGCGGCCGCCCGCAATTCGCGCAGATGCTCGACTCCGTGTTCGTGATGGCGCCGGTTTACGATGAAAGCTACTACGGCTCCGTGATCCACGAAATCCGCGAAATGCAGATCGCCAACATGGGCCAGTACGCACATGGCAACCAGCCCATCCAGCACATGATCTACCTCTACAACTACGCCGGCCAACCCTGGAAAACCCAGTACTGGGTGCGCCAGGTGATGGACCGCCTATACCATTCCGGCGCCGATGGCTACTGTGGCGATGAAGACAACGGCCAAACATCCGCCTGGTACGTGTTCTCGGCAATGGGCTTCTATCCCGTATGTCCCGGAACAGACCAGTATGTGTTAGGCGCGCCCTTGTTCCCGAAAATGACGGTAACGCTGCAAAACGGTAAGAAATTCGTGATCGAAGCACCGGGCAACAGCAAGACGAACGTGTATACCCAAAACGTTACGCTGAACGGCAAACCGCTCAACGCGAACTGGATCAGCCATTCGGCGATCCAGCAGGGCGGTGTGATGAAAGTATCGATGGGGGCTAGTCCTAATAAACAACGGGGCACAAACGAGTCTGCTTATCCTTATTCGTTCACAACAACTGGAAAATAATCAAGATCCTGGAATAGTAGCAATCTATGCTATTTCATTGTTCACTGTAAATTTCGCATCCCGGTTCTCCGGGATGTTTTTTTTGTCCCTACTTCGCCGGTTTTGCGCTCATGTGAAACACCAGCGTTCCGCCGTTCATGATGTCGTCGTGGGAGATGAAGCGGTTTAACACTTTACCGTTCAGCTCGGCCTTCCTTACGTACACGTTCTTCGCGCCCTGGTTAACGGTTTTGACGTTGAAAGTGCGGCCGTTTTCCAGTTTGATCTCCGCGGAAACAACGGTCGGGCTGCCCAATGCGTATTCCGTGGAACCGGGGCAAACCGGGTAGAAGCCCAGCGCGGTGAAGAGGTACCAGGCGCTCATCTGCCCGCAGTCGTCGTTGCCGCCAAGGCCGTCTGGCGTGGGTTTGTACATTTTTTCGATGATCATCCGCACGCGTTCCTGCGTTTTCCATGGCGCGTCCGTCCAGTTGTACAGATAGGCCGCGTGATGTGCGGGCTCGTTGCCGTGAACGTAGTTGCCGATAATGCCTTCGCGGGTAATGTCTTCCGTTTCGGCGAAAAACGCGTCGGGCAGGTGCATGGTGAACAGCGAGTCGAGGTGGCCGGTAAACTGTTTCTTCCCGCCCATCATATCGATCATTGTCGCAGGCGCATGGGGCACATACAGACTGTAGTTCCAGGCGTTCCCTTCGATATAGCCCTGCCCGTGAGTGCTCAGTACGTCGAAATCCTTGCGGAACGTGCCGTTGCTGAGGCGCGGGCGCATGAAGCCGGTGGTGCCGTCGAACACGTTGCGGTAATTTTCCGCGCGTTTGGAGAATTCCGTGTAAAGGTCGTTCCGGCCGAGTTTTTTCGCGACCTGCGCAATGCACCAGTCGTCGTACGCATATTCGAGGGTCTTGGAAACGGAAGAGCCGTTCTTATCCTCCGGCACATATCCCAGTTCCATATAATAACCGATGCCGTCGTAAGGTTTGTAGCGGGCGGTGGCGGCACAGGCTTCGAGGGCCTGCAGGGCGTCGTACCCTTTGATATTGCCTTTCATGATGGCATCTGCGATCACCGAAACGCTGTGATAACCGATCATGCACCAGTTTTCGTTGCCCTGGTGGCTCCAGACGGGCAACATTTTGTGCACGCTTTGGTTATAATGTTCCAGCATCGATTTCACCATGTCGGCATTCCGGCCGGGTTGAAGGATGTTGAAAAGGGGGTGAAGGGCGCGATAGGTGTCCCACAGCGAGAAAGTACTGTAGTTCGTCCAGCCCTCCGCGCGATGGTTGTTCTGGTCGATCCCGCGGTAAGTGCCGTCTGCGTCGGCGTAAGTGGTTGGGCCGAGATACGTATGGTACAATGCCGTGTAAAAGTTGACGAGATCGTCTTCCTTCAGCATATCCGCCTTCACTTTGGAAAGCTCGCGGTTCCAGGCGTCGCGGCCCTGGCGGCGCACGGCGTCAAAGTCCCAGCCGGGATTCTCCGCGCGGAGGTTGTTCAGCGCGCCTTCCGTGCTCACGGGCGAAAGTGCCATTTTCACGGTCACGGCTTCGCCGGGTTGCGCGTCGAACCCGAACCAGGCACGGATCTGGCGGCCGGCCATTTCGGGGAAGTTCTCCGTCTGGTTGAATTTGCGCCAGAACCCTTTGTAGACGTCGCTGGCCAGGTTCTGATGGCCGTAGCGGCGGATGGGTTTGGAAAAGGTCATGGCGAAGTAGAGCGTCCGCGTACGGGCCCAGCCGTTGGTTTGGCGGTAACCGGTCACGAGGGTGTCGTTTTCCACCCGTACGAACGTCCACACATTCTTGTTTGTGTAGTTGTAGAGGTTGGCCATGAGGTCGAGCACGATATGCGGGTTATCGCCCGAGGCGAAGGTGTACCGGTGCATGCCGGTGCGGTTGGTGGCGGTGAGCTCGGCGGTAATGCGGCTTTCGTCGAGCAGCACCTTGTAATAAGCCGGTTCAGCGGTTTCGTTTTGATGGGAGAACCTCGACCGGTAACCGTTTTCCGGATGGTCGGCCGTTCCGGGATTGAGCTGTACGGGGCCGTTGGCGGGCATGATGAGGAAATCGCCCAGGTCGGAATGGCCGGTGCCGCTGAAGTGGGTGTGGGAAAACCCGGTGATGGTAGGGTCCTGGTACTGGTAGCCCGCACAGTAACGGTACACGTCCGGGTTGTATTTCCCGTTCATTTCGTACGGGATGGTGTCTGTGTCCGGGCTGAGCTGCACCATGCCGAAGGGGACGGTGGCGCCGGGGTAAGTGTGCCCCATTTTGGCGGTCCCGATAATGGGCCTGACGTACCGGGCCGGGTCCTGCGCAAACAGGAGCGCAGGGGCCAGCAACGCCAGGCTGGTAATGAATAAACGCATGAGTAAGGAAGGATTGATTATTGTAGCCAAAGATAACAAAATCGTTTTTGCACCCATAATTCAGGCAGTTTGCGGATGTTTTGTTAGATTACCGGTTGAATTTTTTTTCGGACGATACACCCTGCGGGGATGCAAATTCCATCTATTAATGTAACACCACTGAGTCTATGGCAGAAAATTTAGATCATATAAGGCAGTTGTACCTCCAGAAACTGGCAGGAGCTACCACCGAAAGTGAGGATGCCGAACTGGCCGCGGCATTGACCGATCCCCGGATCCGGAAAATGTGCGACGAGCTGGACGAACTCTATGAGTCGCCCGAAATGAAGGAACTGTTACGGGAGCGGCCCACCAATAAGCGGTGGGACGAGCTGGCGGCGCAGGCGATGGAAAGCGCCGGGCGCGCCGGGCGGACGATCCGGATTTTCCGGTATGTGGCCGCGGCTTCCGTGGTGCTGATGATCGGGGCGGTCGTTTATACCCGGTACATCCATCATCCGCAGCCCGAAATCCGGGAAATGGCCCGCCTCTCGCCGGAATACGCTTCCGATGAGGTGACGATCAAAATGGCCGGCGGCGACCGGATCCCCCTTTCTCCC
Proteins encoded in this region:
- a CDS encoding SusC/RagA family TonB-linked outer membrane protein; the protein is MNTASTFSRRVGWMSVLLALVCSVAFSQSRTIRGKVTDARDNTPLPGVTVKIVNAAAGTVTGADGTYSISVPSASSRLEFSFIGYETLTLPAGASGTLDVGLPLSSKNLEDVVVVGYGTLKKKEITNAVTSLRPENFNAGVARSPLDLIQGKVPGLSITRANGTNPNGGATFQMRGITSLNGSQEPLIVIDGVPGGNLDLLQQEDIASVDVLRDGSAAAIYGTRGNGGVILITTKKGRGGAPQFNLATFVQRDYVAKKPRFLTADEFRKIAPNADEGGNTDVYDMLLNKDNLSQYYTLSATGGNEKSNYRAAVYYNKGEGIAKRNYRDQYGGRINVNQTGVNGRLVLQSNLSVNFNKADLLGGNNGDFEQAVQRNPTSPLMKDGKYVNPNGFNVYNPIARLEQELYYRDQQTLQGDAKLSFEVIKDLRASVFGGISRNTYNDRQFRTKDSKSSVDSYEGRGYAYKGNYMSLDKTLDVTLDYFKRIDKHQVTAVAGYSYFNSTYETFNMNNSGFLTDGFQDWNMGNGLFLREGKAGMGSYKAEHSLVAFFARANYSFNDKYFAQAIFRYEGSTRFGKDNKWAKFPSISAGWNLHEEDFIKSTGWVDQLKLRVGYGETGNSGFANYNSLTLMSTGGAYPLDGRYPETVGLSRNPNPRLGWETKAEWNFGLDFSLFDNRLGGSFDVYRRTTGALLGNYDVPLPSNVNDKMWYNLGSIRNKGFEIVLNAVPVQKKNFTYSTDITFNRQNNTMTKISGPGYRIEMLTFGGLPSPGNLGPAIRVVEGSALGNFYGKRFAGFTAEGDFLFYKKDGSTGKAGDIKEEDLSVIGNGVPKMMISWNNNFRYKNWDFTMFWRGKLGVDLLNLQDMYFGNRSWLPNNLLMVALTKHAQVKVPPQYSDYYLEPGGFVKLDNVTIGYKFPVKSGVIRQLRAYVSGRNLATITKYSGLDPELQDNGMTTGIDNRGFYPRTRSFTVGLNLGF
- a CDS encoding GH92 family glycosyl hydrolase produces the protein MNTFRWCLVALCAGFHANAQTVTKITDPVEWVNPLMGTDSKGSLSNGNTYPAIATPWGMNFWMPQTNQNGNGWAYQYSADKIRGFKQTHQPSPWINDYGQFSLMPVTGRMKFSQDERASWFSHKAETAKPYYYSVYLADADVTTEIAPTERAAQFRFTFPKTDSAFIVVDAFDRGSYIRIIPSERKIIGYSTRNSGGVPENFKNYFVLVFDKPFALAHTWDGNRLAKDTLELKAGNAGAIIGFATSKGEKVLVKAASSFISHEQAALNLQREVGADSFEATKQKAKQAWNKELGRIVPEGGTSDQVRTFYSCLYRTLLFPRKFYEFDAKNQIVHYSPYNGQVLPGYMFTDNGFWDTFRAVFPFFTLMYPELNGQIMEGLANTYKESGWLPEWASPGHRDCMIGSNSASLIADSYLKGIRGYDIETLYQALLKNSENEGPLSSVGRKGVKYYNSLGYVPYDVDVNENAARTLEYAYDDFTIYKLAVALKRPQEEIERFKKRSQNYRNLFDPETKLMRGKNQDGKFQAPFNPFKWGDAFTEGNSWHYTWSVFHDVEGLARLMGGRPQFAQMLDSVFVMAPVYDESYYGSVIHEIREMQIANMGQYAHGNQPIQHMIYLYNYAGQPWKTQYWVRQVMDRLYHSGADGYCGDEDNGQTSAWYVFSAMGFYPVCPGTDQYVLGAPLFPKMTVTLQNGKKFVIEAPGNSKTNVYTQNVTLNGKPLNANWISHSAIQQGGVMKVSMGASPNKQRGTNESAYPYSFTTTGK
- a CDS encoding GH92 family glycosyl hydrolase — translated: MRLFITSLALLAPALLFAQDPARYVRPIIGTAKMGHTYPGATVPFGMVQLSPDTDTIPYEMNGKYNPDVYRYCAGYQYQDPTITGFSHTHFSGTGHSDLGDFLIMPANGPVQLNPGTADHPENGYRSRFSHQNETAEPAYYKVLLDESRITAELTATNRTGMHRYTFASGDNPHIVLDLMANLYNYTNKNVWTFVRVENDTLVTGYRQTNGWARTRTLYFAMTFSKPIRRYGHQNLASDVYKGFWRKFNQTENFPEMAGRQIRAWFGFDAQPGEAVTVKMALSPVSTEGALNNLRAENPGWDFDAVRRQGRDAWNRELSKVKADMLKEDDLVNFYTALYHTYLGPTTYADADGTYRGIDQNNHRAEGWTNYSTFSLWDTYRALHPLFNILQPGRNADMVKSMLEHYNQSVHKMLPVWSHQGNENWCMIGYHSVSVIADAIMKGNIKGYDALQALEACAATARYKPYDGIGYYMELGYVPEDKNGSSVSKTLEYAYDDWCIAQVAKKLGRNDLYTEFSKRAENYRNVFDGTTGFMRPRLSNGTFRKDFDVLSTHGQGYIEGNAWNYSLYVPHAPATMIDMMGGKKQFTGHLDSLFTMHLPDAFFAETEDITREGIIGNYVHGNEPAHHAAYLYNWTDAPWKTQERVRMIIEKMYKPTPDGLGGNDDCGQMSAWYLFTALGFYPVCPGSTEYALGSPTVVSAEIKLENGRTFNVKTVNQGAKNVYVRKAELNGKVLNRFISHDDIMNGGTLVFHMSAKPAK
- a CDS encoding RagB/SusD family nutrient uptake outer membrane protein, whose protein sequence is MQKKHIVLGLTALLCGAASCTNLDEKVYSELVADNYYKNRTEVMTAVLRPFTHANAWASPTGQVGYWRVSELSGDQLAWPQKGIHGFDGGQWIRLHNHTWTVDDDVVWNPWRLMYWGLGFCNSTIGDLQKVDFTKIGMTEADKVSIIAETKVLRAWHYLRLMDLYGNIPIVTEVGVPAQPKVAPRKEVWEFIEKEIRENVEQLQPLGPSMVGRVSKAAGYAMLAELYLNAQKWAGVTKWDECVAVCNKILNGDGGSLKGAAPALETDIMKPFNNVNHNSPENLFQIAYNFTVGKFRFGWNGDLWHYEQRQAYNATERGNNGIVVIPTAFDAFADNDLRKKQWMLIDTLKKHPAVRANVADSVVMATEEYKNKPLVFVKEIRRNSEGETGAGGMTRGEENSGARFSKYLPGAKDDAEYWNNDFVLYRLAEIVLNKAEAIMRKNGGAANAEAVALVNSVRQRAFTATDWPSAAYTTATLTLDELLAERGREFIFEGKRRQDLIRFGKFTTATWWDHAATSAKAELFPIPGRQIRLNPNLEQHEGYK